One genomic segment of Planctomycetaceae bacterium includes these proteins:
- a CDS encoding L,D-transpeptidase family protein, producing the protein MEPFAYQQPKRPIRVWLAVAVAAGIAAWHFDVFPQFLPVETGRVETDTDLSVDEPLVPQQWDAIIDHRSDGNPFREEPDDDDPLLSAIAAQQEPIEFTFPEFDSDLRNDRSGTSATGRPAARDLTPPDFADMTSGEVISDANFRPAALELQDDSSASDVEFPVFEEVAKSPEPQVLPPEVAAALKQVDLLIQANSNSDILKAHHQLSQLYLKHPELRPLLAERIEFTAAEIYANPKRHFAEPYFVEAGETLDSIARAHNLPWQYLARLNRTSPKNLQAGQQLKVLKGPFGAIVELSRFELTIHSHGWYVHRYRIGTGLDGRTPKGEFVVESRLENPTWYDPDGGTIDADDPSNPLGEYWLGLGNHIGIHGTIDPDSIGRAVSRGCIHLADGDIAEVFDLLGVGSKVLIRE; encoded by the coding sequence ATGGAACCCTTTGCCTATCAACAGCCGAAACGACCCATCCGCGTATGGCTGGCGGTTGCGGTCGCTGCCGGAATCGCTGCCTGGCATTTTGACGTATTTCCGCAGTTTCTGCCGGTTGAAACAGGCCGCGTCGAAACCGACACCGACCTTTCCGTGGACGAGCCGCTCGTCCCGCAACAATGGGACGCCATCATTGACCATCGTTCCGACGGCAACCCGTTTCGGGAGGAACCTGACGACGACGATCCGCTGTTGAGTGCCATTGCGGCGCAGCAGGAACCCATCGAATTCACGTTTCCGGAATTTGACAGCGACCTGCGCAACGACCGCTCGGGGACTTCGGCGACCGGGCGACCGGCCGCCCGGGATCTGACTCCGCCGGATTTCGCCGACATGACTTCGGGCGAGGTCATTTCCGACGCAAACTTCCGCCCTGCAGCACTGGAACTGCAGGACGATTCATCCGCGTCTGACGTTGAATTTCCGGTGTTCGAAGAGGTTGCCAAATCACCGGAACCTCAGGTGCTGCCGCCTGAGGTTGCGGCGGCATTGAAGCAGGTCGACCTGCTGATTCAGGCCAACAGCAATTCCGACATCCTGAAGGCTCACCACCAGCTTTCGCAGCTTTATCTAAAACATCCGGAGCTTCGCCCATTGCTGGCGGAGCGGATTGAATTCACCGCGGCGGAGATCTATGCCAACCCCAAACGGCACTTCGCGGAACCGTATTTTGTGGAAGCCGGCGAAACACTTGATTCCATCGCCAGAGCACACAATCTTCCCTGGCAATATCTGGCCAGGCTGAACCGGACATCGCCGAAAAATCTCCAGGCCGGCCAGCAGCTCAAGGTACTGAAGGGACCATTTGGAGCCATTGTGGAACTCAGCCGTTTTGAGCTGACCATTCACTCTCACGGCTGGTACGTCCACCGCTATCGCATTGGAACGGGACTCGACGGCCGAACTCCCAAGGGTGAATTCGTCGTCGAAAGCCGGCTGGAGAACCCCACATGGTACGATCCGGACGGCGGCACGATCGATGCCGATGATCCGTCAAACCCACTGGGCGAATACTGGCTGGGGCTCGGGAATCACATCGGCATTCACGGCACAATTGATCCGGATTCCATCGGCCGCGCTGTTTCACGAGGGTGCATTCACCTTGCGGACGGCGACATTGCCGAAGTCTTCGATCTGCTGGGAGTCGGGTCGAAGGTGCTGATCCGCGAGTGA